Proteins from a genomic interval of Candidatus Korarchaeum sp.:
- a CDS encoding CoA-binding protein: MNELEKLFNPSAIAVVGASRDPSKIGSRILRNLLSYGFKGKIYPINPTADELMGLKCYPKVSDVPDEVDVAVISVPPDRVLEVIDDCGKAGVKFAAVITSGFKEVGNEELEEELVRRAHSYGMRVLGPNIFGYLYAPARLNATFGPKDVLPGNVAFITQSGALGIALIGYTVVENIGISSIVSVGNKADLDDVDLLDFFDRDPNTGVIMIYLEGIAPGRGRKFIDVASRVSLRKPIIVIKAGRTEVGARAAASHTGSIAGSVAIYESAFKQSGILMAKSVEEAFDWAKALSWNKIPEGEGLIVLTNGGGAGVQAADTFADNGIYLGKPPESLIREIKRFVPPFASLANPVDMTGMATDDWYYMGTLAALKNPDVDALTVLYCQTAVTTPMGVAKGIVDAMKEAGDNKPVTVGMVGGPEVAEALSFLNKQRIAAYPTPERASSAMSALYAYARARSRVMKSVAVR, encoded by the coding sequence ATGAATGAGCTAGAGAAGCTATTCAATCCGTCGGCGATAGCCGTAGTTGGGGCATCGAGAGACCCCAGTAAGATAGGGTCCCGAATTTTAAGGAATCTCCTGAGCTATGGATTCAAGGGGAAGATCTATCCGATAAATCCGACTGCGGATGAGTTGATGGGGCTCAAGTGCTATCCTAAGGTATCTGATGTACCCGATGAAGTGGATGTAGCTGTGATATCAGTACCTCCCGATAGAGTACTGGAGGTGATAGATGACTGCGGTAAAGCTGGAGTTAAGTTCGCTGCCGTAATAACTTCAGGATTCAAGGAGGTAGGGAATGAGGAGTTGGAGGAGGAGCTGGTGAGGAGAGCTCACAGTTATGGGATGAGAGTACTTGGACCGAATATATTCGGCTACCTCTATGCCCCAGCTAGGCTCAACGCTACCTTCGGACCCAAGGATGTGCTCCCAGGGAACGTAGCTTTCATCACACAGAGCGGGGCACTGGGGATAGCTTTGATAGGGTATACGGTAGTTGAGAACATAGGGATCTCGTCTATAGTGAGTGTGGGTAATAAGGCGGATCTGGACGATGTGGATCTCCTCGATTTCTTCGATAGGGATCCGAACACCGGTGTTATAATGATATATTTGGAGGGGATAGCCCCCGGCAGGGGGAGGAAGTTCATAGATGTCGCCTCTAGGGTGAGCTTGAGGAAGCCCATAATCGTGATAAAGGCCGGTAGGACTGAGGTGGGTGCTAGAGCTGCTGCAAGTCATACGGGATCGATAGCAGGGAGCGTAGCTATTTATGAGAGCGCTTTCAAGCAGAGCGGGATTCTCATGGCTAAAAGTGTTGAAGAAGCCTTCGATTGGGCGAAGGCCCTCTCATGGAACAAGATTCCGGAGGGAGAGGGGCTCATAGTTTTAACTAATGGAGGGGGAGCTGGTGTGCAAGCGGCTGATACTTTCGCTGATAATGGGATTTACCTCGGCAAACCTCCAGAGAGCTTAATTCGGGAGATAAAGAGGTTCGTTCCGCCCTTCGCTTCCCTCGCGAACCCTGTAGATATGACGGGGATGGCTACTGATGATTGGTACTACATGGGAACCCTAGCTGCACTTAAGAACCCTGATGTAGATGCTCTGACAGTCCTATATTGCCAGACTGCAGTAACTACACCCATGGGAGTCGCGAAAGGGATAGTGGATGCTATGAAGGAAGCTGGGGACAACAAACCAGTGACGGTGGGGATGGTCGGGGGCCCCGAGGTAGCTGAGGCCCTGAGCTTCCTCAACA